A single region of the Dunckerocampus dactyliophorus isolate RoL2022-P2 chromosome 3, RoL_Ddac_1.1, whole genome shotgun sequence genome encodes:
- the ss18l2 gene encoding SS18-like protein 2, translating into MSIVFVPKKLRGEAKINQETIQRLLDENDQLIRCIADYMKKGRAVECVKYQQFLHRNIVYLATIADASPADSTSGNTSQSAT; encoded by the exons ATGTCGATTGTTTTTGTGCCCAAAAAGCTTCGCGGCGAGGCTAAAATCAACCAAGAAACCATACAAAGG CTTTTAGACGAAAACGACCAGTTAATAAGATGCATCGCCGACTACATGAAAAAGGGACGAGCTGTGGAGTGTGTCAA ATACCAACAATTCCTGCACCGCAATATTGTTTACCTGGCAACCATCGCAGATGCAAGCCCCGCTGACAGCACATCAGGCAACACGTCACAGTCCGCAA CGTGA